A DNA window from Pseudomonas resinovorans NBRC 106553 contains the following coding sequences:
- a CDS encoding FAD-binding oxidoreductase, whose translation MTHTPYPQSYYAFSANPVPARPELQGETETDVCVIGAGYTGLSTALFLLENGFKVTVLEAAKVGFGASGRNGGQIVNSYSRDIDSIERSTNAKNAKLMGDMAFEGGRIIRDRIKKYNIQCDLKDGGVFAAFTKKQMAHLESQKKLWERFGHTQLELLDAKGIRNVAATDNYIGGMLDMSGGHIHPLNLALGEAAAIESLGGVIHEQSPATRIDRGANPVVHTPKGRVKAKFVVVAGNAYLGGLVPELAGKSMPCGTQVITTEPLSEEVARSLLPQDYCVEDCNYLLDYYRLSGDNRLIYGGGVVYGARDPANIEAIIRPKLLKTFPQLKNVKIDFAWTGNFLLTLSRLPQVGRIGDNIYYSQGCSGHGVTYTHVAGKVIAETLRGQAERFDAFASLPHYPFPGGRTFQVPFTAMGAWYYSLRDKLGV comes from the coding sequence ATGACGCACACTCCCTACCCCCAGTCTTATTATGCTTTCTCGGCCAACCCGGTACCGGCGCGCCCTGAACTGCAAGGCGAGACCGAAACCGACGTCTGCGTTATCGGCGCAGGCTACACCGGCCTCTCCACCGCCCTTTTCCTTCTGGAGAACGGCTTCAAGGTCACCGTGCTCGAAGCCGCCAAGGTGGGCTTCGGCGCGTCCGGTCGCAACGGCGGCCAGATCGTCAACAGCTACAGCCGCGACATCGACTCGATCGAGCGCTCCACCAACGCCAAGAACGCCAAGCTGATGGGCGACATGGCGTTCGAGGGTGGCCGCATCATTCGTGACCGCATCAAGAAGTACAACATTCAGTGCGACCTGAAGGACGGCGGCGTCTTCGCAGCCTTCACGAAGAAGCAGATGGCGCACCTGGAGTCCCAGAAGAAGCTGTGGGAGCGCTTCGGCCATACCCAGCTTGAGCTGCTCGATGCCAAGGGCATCCGCAACGTGGCGGCCACCGACAACTATATAGGCGGCATGCTGGACATGAGCGGCGGTCACATCCACCCGCTCAACCTGGCCCTGGGCGAAGCCGCCGCCATCGAATCCCTCGGCGGCGTGATCCATGAACAAAGCCCCGCCACCCGTATCGATCGCGGCGCCAACCCGGTGGTGCACACCCCGAAAGGCCGCGTGAAGGCGAAGTTCGTGGTGGTAGCCGGTAACGCCTACCTGGGCGGCCTGGTCCCCGAACTGGCCGGCAAGTCCATGCCGTGCGGCACCCAGGTGATCACCACCGAGCCGCTGTCCGAGGAAGTGGCCCGCTCGCTGCTGCCCCAGGACTACTGTGTCGAGGACTGCAACTACCTGCTGGACTACTACCGCCTCTCCGGCGACAACCGCCTGATCTATGGCGGCGGCGTGGTCTATGGCGCCCGTGACCCGGCGAACATCGAAGCCATCATCCGCCCGAAGCTGCTGAAGACCTTCCCGCAGCTGAAGAACGTGAAGATCGACTTCGCCTGGACCGGCAACTTCCTGCTGACCCTGTCGCGCCTGCCCCAGGTCGGCCGGATCGGCGACAACATCTACTACTCCCAGGGCTGCAGCGGCCACGGCGTGACCTACACCCACGTTGCCGGCAAAGTGATCGCGGAAACCCTGCGTGGCCAGGCCGAGCGTTTCGACGCCTTCGCCAGCCTGCCGCACTACCCCTTCCCGGGCGGCCGCACCTTCCAGGTGCCGTTCACCGCGATGGGCGCGTGGTACTACAGCCTGCGCGACAAACTGGGCGTGTAA
- the nfuA gene encoding Fe-S biogenesis protein NfuA has translation MSAITITQAAQDYLADLLEKQNTPGIGIRVFITQPGTQYAETCIAYCKPGEEKHEDNAVALASFTAWIDGVSEPFLEDAVVDYATDRMGGQLTIKAPNAKVPMVNDESPLNERINYYLQTEINPGLASHGGQVSLVDVVDEGIAVLKFGGGCQGCGMVDMTLKDGVEKTLMERIPELKGVRDVTDHSNKENAYY, from the coding sequence ATGAGCGCCATCACCATTACCCAAGCTGCCCAGGATTATCTGGCTGACCTGCTGGAGAAGCAGAACACCCCGGGCATCGGTATCCGTGTCTTCATCACCCAGCCGGGTACCCAGTACGCCGAAACCTGCATCGCCTACTGCAAGCCGGGCGAGGAAAAGCACGAGGACAACGCCGTGGCGCTGGCCTCTTTCACGGCCTGGATCGACGGGGTCAGCGAGCCCTTCCTCGAGGATGCCGTGGTGGACTACGCCACCGACCGCATGGGCGGCCAGCTGACCATCAAGGCGCCTAACGCCAAGGTGCCGATGGTCAATGACGAGAGCCCGCTCAACGAGCGCATCAACTACTACCTGCAGACCGAGATCAACCCCGGTCTGGCCAGCCATGGTGGCCAGGTGAGCCTGGTGGACGTGGTCGACGAAGGCATCGCCGTGCTGAAGTTCGGCGGTGGCTGCCAGGGCTGCGGCATGGTCGACATGACCCTGAAGGATGGTGTCGAGAAGACCCTGATGGAGCGTATCCCGGAACTGAAGGGCGTGCGCGACGTCACCGACCACAGCAACAAGGAAAACGCCTACTACTAA
- a CDS encoding fatty acid cis/trans isomerase, protein MPLRTLAALFVLLMLWLRPAAAEELSYSRDIQPIFTQKCVACHACYDSPCQLNLGSAEGAARGASKLPVYDGGRTRAQDTTRLYFDAHGAAAWQRKGFHSVLDASGAQAALMARMLELGRSSPPQANAKLPADLDIDINRLNQCALPTEFDDYARKHARAGMPFAVTGLSEAEYQTLQRWLAEGGKVQEQVVQPSAAEARQVAEWETLLNAPGARETLVGRWLFEHLFLAHLYFDGGETGHFFQLVRSRTPSGQPIDPIASRRPNDDPGNTFYYRLWPIQGVIVHKTHITYPLGAAKLARVKELFYSGDWAVDQVPGYGAQRRANPFETFQAIPAQARYQFMLDNAEYFVRTFIRGPVCRGQIATDVIRDNFWALFQDPAHDLFIADAQYREQATPLLAMPGQFDEIGDLLGLWRTYRDKRNEYEALRMQAYADAPPPSWAHIWTGNDNALLSIFRQFDSASVRKGLIGEVPQTIWWMDYPLLERTYYQLVVNFDVFGNVSHQAQTRLYFDLIRNGAEVNFLRLMPADSRAALLGDWYQNSGKIKMWLDYQSIDKDTPTALRLPEQDPKRAFANELLTRYAGLNARPDPINRCSDGRCYRPNVAPELQNAEQVLSRLVSRPAAGLRVIDQLPEATLLRVELPDGRREVYSLLRNRAHSNVAFMLGEELRYQAGLDTLTLYPGVLSSYPNFIFNLKSTEVEDFVSAMERAKDAAAFEQVATRWGIRRTHPQFWFYFHDLAAQIRETEPVEAGELDMNRYQNL, encoded by the coding sequence ATGCCGCTGCGTACACTAGCCGCCTTGTTTGTCCTGCTCATGCTGTGGCTGCGTCCGGCGGCGGCAGAAGAGCTGTCGTACAGCCGGGATATCCAGCCGATCTTCACCCAGAAGTGCGTAGCCTGCCACGCCTGCTATGACTCACCCTGCCAGCTCAACCTGGGCAGTGCCGAGGGCGCCGCGCGGGGCGCGAGCAAGCTGCCGGTCTACGACGGCGGTCGCACCCGGGCCCAGGACACCACGCGGCTGTATTTCGACGCCCATGGCGCCGCGGCCTGGCAGCGCAAGGGGTTCCATTCGGTGCTGGATGCCAGCGGCGCCCAGGCCGCGCTGATGGCGCGGATGCTGGAGCTGGGACGGTCCAGCCCGCCACAGGCCAACGCCAAGCTGCCCGCGGACCTGGATATCGACATCAATCGACTGAACCAGTGCGCCTTGCCGACCGAGTTCGACGACTACGCCCGCAAGCACGCCCGGGCCGGCATGCCGTTCGCCGTTACCGGGCTCAGCGAGGCGGAGTACCAGACCCTGCAGCGTTGGCTGGCCGAAGGCGGGAAGGTCCAGGAGCAGGTCGTCCAGCCCAGCGCCGCCGAGGCGCGCCAGGTGGCCGAGTGGGAAACCCTGCTGAACGCGCCCGGTGCCCGCGAGACACTGGTGGGCCGCTGGCTGTTCGAGCACCTGTTCCTGGCGCACCTGTACTTCGATGGCGGTGAAACCGGCCACTTCTTCCAGCTGGTGCGTTCGCGCACGCCCAGCGGCCAGCCCATCGACCCCATCGCCAGCCGCCGGCCCAACGATGACCCGGGCAACACCTTCTATTACCGGCTCTGGCCGATCCAGGGCGTGATCGTGCACAAGACCCACATCACCTATCCGCTTGGCGCGGCGAAGCTGGCGCGGGTCAAGGAGCTGTTCTATTCCGGCGATTGGGCCGTGGACCAGGTGCCGGGCTACGGCGCACAGCGCCGCGCCAATCCCTTCGAGACCTTCCAGGCCATACCGGCGCAGGCGCGCTACCAGTTCATGCTGGATAACGCCGAGTATTTCGTGCGCACCTTCATTCGTGGGCCGGTCTGCCGTGGGCAGATCGCCACCGACGTGATCCGCGACAATTTCTGGGCGCTGTTTCAGGACCCGGCCCACGATCTGTTCATCGCCGATGCGCAGTACCGCGAGCAGGCGACGCCGCTGTTGGCGATGCCCGGCCAGTTCGACGAAATCGGCGACCTGCTCGGCCTCTGGCGCACCTACCGCGACAAGCGCAACGAGTACGAGGCGCTGCGCATGCAAGCCTACGCCGACGCACCGCCGCCGAGTTGGGCGCATATCTGGACCGGCAACGACAACGCGCTGCTGTCGATCTTCCGCCAGTTCGACAGTGCCTCGGTGCGCAAAGGGCTGATCGGCGAGGTGCCGCAGACGATCTGGTGGATGGACTACCCCCTGCTGGAACGCACCTACTACCAACTGGTGGTCAACTTCGACGTGTTCGGCAATGTCTCCCACCAGGCGCAGACGCGGCTCTATTTCGACCTGATCCGCAACGGTGCCGAGGTCAACTTCCTCCGCCTGATGCCGGCTGACTCCCGTGCCGCGCTGCTGGGCGACTGGTACCAGAACAGCGGCAAGATAAAGATGTGGCTGGATTACCAGAGCATCGACAAGGACACCCCGACCGCCCTGCGACTGCCGGAGCAGGACCCCAAGCGCGCCTTCGCCAACGAGCTGTTGACGCGCTATGCGGGGCTGAATGCGCGGCCCGACCCGATCAACCGCTGCAGCGATGGCCGCTGCTACCGCCCGAACGTGGCGCCCGAGTTGCAGAATGCCGAGCAGGTCCTCAGCCGCCTGGTGAGTCGGCCGGCAGCCGGGCTCCGGGTGATCGACCAGCTCCCCGAAGCCACGCTGCTGCGGGTGGAACTGCCCGACGGGCGCCGCGAGGTCTACAGCCTGCTGCGCAACCGCGCCCACAGCAACGTGGCCTTCATGCTCGGCGAAGAACTGCGCTACCAGGCGGGGCTGGACACCCTGACTCTGTATCCCGGCGTACTCAGCAGCTACCCGAACTTCATCTTCAACCTCAAGTCCACCGAGGTTGAGGACTTCGTCAGTGCCATGGAGCGGGCTAAGGATGCCGCGGCGTTCGAGCAGGTGGCGACGCGCTGGGGCATCCGTCGCACCCACCCGCAGTTCTGGTTCTATTTCCACGACCTGGCGGCGCAGATCCGCGAGACCGAACCGGTGGAGGCGGGTGAACTGGATATGAATCGTTATCAGAACCTCTGA
- a CDS encoding DUF1272 domain-containing protein, with protein sequence MLDLRPNCECCNKDLPPESPEALICSFECTFCRDCAQQRLHGTCPNCGGELVRRPIRPASKLARYPAATERTLKPAGCPH encoded by the coding sequence ATGCTGGACCTACGCCCCAACTGCGAATGCTGCAACAAGGACCTGCCGCCCGAGTCCCCCGAGGCGCTGATCTGCTCCTTCGAGTGCACCTTCTGCCGCGACTGTGCGCAGCAGCGCCTGCACGGCACCTGCCCGAACTGCGGCGGGGAGCTGGTACGGCGCCCCATCCGCCCAGCCAGCAAGCTGGCCCGGTACCCCGCCGCCACCGAGCGGACGCTGAAACCCGCCGGCTGCCCGCACTGA
- the rpmI gene encoding 50S ribosomal protein L35, with protein MPKMKTKSGAAKRFKKTASGFKHKHAFKSHILTKMTTKRKRQLRGCTLVHPSDVRKVERMLRVR; from the coding sequence ATGCCAAAGATGAAAACCAAGAGCGGTGCTGCGAAGCGTTTCAAGAAAACTGCTTCCGGCTTCAAGCACAAGCACGCTTTCAAGAGCCACATCCTGACCAAGATGACTACCAAGCGTAAGCGTCAGCTGCGCGGCTGCACCCTGGTGCACCCGTCTGACGTACGTAAAGTAGAGCGCATGCTGCGCGTTCGTTAA
- a CDS encoding PA2778 family cysteine peptidase produces MPVLSRLFRPLIVAACVAVLAGCAAEPLSPKLRAGPERVELSGVPFFAQNAYQSAPASMAALLTQQGEVVTPGMIEKELQLPQKEDALREGLAASARQRGLLVYPLGDDLDELLEQVAAGNPVLVHLREGIGLMPSWRYALLIGYDRTNQQVLLRKGHQRRAAMSFSAFESDWEEAGSWAVLVQAPNQLPASVERARWLRAADDLDAAGQANAAKMARLQMR; encoded by the coding sequence GTGCCTGTCCTGAGCCGACTGTTCCGCCCTCTGATTGTTGCCGCTTGCGTTGCCGTGCTGGCTGGCTGCGCCGCCGAGCCGTTGTCGCCGAAGCTGCGTGCCGGTCCGGAGCGGGTCGAGCTCAGCGGTGTGCCCTTCTTTGCGCAGAACGCCTACCAGAGCGCACCGGCGTCCATGGCGGCATTGCTGACCCAGCAGGGCGAAGTGGTGACGCCGGGGATGATCGAGAAGGAACTGCAGCTGCCGCAGAAGGAAGACGCATTGCGTGAAGGGCTGGCGGCCAGCGCGCGCCAGCGCGGCCTGTTGGTCTACCCCTTGGGCGATGACCTGGACGAGCTGCTGGAGCAGGTGGCTGCGGGCAACCCGGTGTTGGTGCATCTGCGCGAGGGCATTGGCCTGATGCCATCGTGGCGCTACGCGCTGCTGATCGGCTACGACCGCACCAATCAGCAGGTGCTGCTGCGCAAGGGCCATCAGCGCCGCGCAGCGATGAGCTTCAGCGCGTTCGAGTCGGACTGGGAGGAGGCGGGTAGTTGGGCGGTGCTGGTGCAGGCACCGAACCAGTTGCCGGCGTCGGTCGAGCGGGCGCGCTGGCTGAGGGCGGCCGACGATCTCGATGCGGCCGGGCAAGCCAATGCGGCGAAGATGGCGCGGTTGCAGATGCGCTGA
- a CDS encoding GlxA family transcriptional regulator: MDAIRHIACLSFAEVMSLDVTGPLQVFASANVERQRQGLPPAYVLHVLGPEAGPVKTSAGFALVAEQAWRDVDPASLDTLLVPGGMQIENLCKDAALLEWLRQAEPRVRRLGSICSGALVLAAAGLLDGRLATTHWADVAALNEHCAVEVQGDRLHTYDPTGRNGDAHVFTSAGVTAGIDLALALVETDLGRPLALAVARHLVLFLRRPGGQAQYSALLTPDPSRTPKLTALLEWIPANLGGDLSLEALAAQAKMAPRSLSRAFTRELGVGPGKYVERVRLEAARALLQDAQASIATVARLTGLGHPETLRRIFHKHLSVSPQEYAERFGRSTFERG; the protein is encoded by the coding sequence ATGGACGCCATTCGCCACATCGCCTGCCTGTCGTTCGCCGAGGTCATGAGCCTGGACGTCACCGGCCCGTTGCAGGTGTTCGCCTCCGCGAATGTCGAGCGCCAGCGCCAGGGCCTGCCGCCCGCCTATGTCCTGCACGTGCTGGGGCCCGAAGCCGGCCCGGTAAAGACCTCCGCCGGCTTCGCCCTGGTGGCCGAGCAGGCCTGGCGCGATGTCGACCCGGCCAGCCTGGATACCCTGCTGGTTCCCGGCGGCATGCAGATAGAAAACCTGTGCAAAGACGCTGCGCTGTTGGAGTGGCTGCGCCAGGCCGAGCCACGGGTTCGCCGCCTCGGCTCCATCTGCTCGGGCGCCCTGGTCCTGGCTGCGGCGGGCCTGCTGGATGGCCGCCTGGCCACGACCCACTGGGCGGATGTGGCCGCCCTGAACGAGCATTGCGCGGTGGAGGTACAGGGCGACCGCCTGCACACCTACGACCCAACCGGACGGAACGGTGACGCCCATGTCTTCACCTCCGCCGGAGTCACCGCCGGCATAGACCTGGCGCTGGCCCTGGTGGAGACCGACCTCGGCCGCCCCCTGGCATTGGCGGTGGCGCGGCACCTGGTGCTGTTCCTGCGCCGCCCCGGCGGCCAGGCCCAGTACAGCGCCCTGCTCACGCCGGACCCCAGCCGCACGCCGAAGCTAACCGCCTTGCTGGAATGGATTCCGGCCAACCTGGGTGGCGACCTGTCCCTGGAAGCCCTGGCCGCCCAGGCGAAGATGGCGCCCCGCAGCCTATCGCGCGCCTTCACCCGGGAACTGGGCGTGGGCCCCGGCAAATACGTCGAGCGGGTCCGGCTGGAGGCCGCCCGCGCCCTGCTGCAGGATGCCCAGGCCTCTATCGCCACGGTGGCCCGCCTGACCGGCCTCGGCCACCCGGAAACCCTGCGCCGCATCTTTCACAAACACCTGTCCGTCAGCCCGCAGGAGTACGCGGAACGATTCGGACGCTCCACCTTCGAACGAGGATGA
- the thrS gene encoding threonine--tRNA ligase, whose amino-acid sequence MPIITLPDGSQRTFDKPVSVLEVAQSIGAGLAKATLAGKVNGRLVDACDLIEDDASLQIVTPKDDDGLEIIRHSCAHLVGHAVKQLYPTAKMVIGPVIEEGFYYDIAFERPFTPEDMAAIEKRMAELIEKDYDVIKKMTPRAEVIELFKARGEEYKLRLVDDMPDEKAMGLYFHEEYVDMCRGPHVPNTRFLKAFKLTKISGAYWRGDSKNEQLQRVYGTAWADKKQLAAYIQRIEEAEKRDHRRIGKQLDLFHLQEEAPGMVFWHPDGWTVYQVLEQYMRKVQRDHGYVEVRTPQVVDRILWERSGHWSNYAENMFTTSSESRDYAVKPMNCPCHVQIFNQGLKSYRDLPLRLAEFGACHRNEPSGALHGIMRVRGFTQDDAHIFCTEDQVKKEAADFIKLTLQVYADFGFSDISMKLSTRPVKRVGSDELWDRAEGALADALNESGLSWEYQPGEGAFYGPKIEFTLKDCLGRNWQCGTLQYDPNLPERLDASYIAEDNNRKRPVMLHRAILGSFERFIGMLIEHYAGAFPAWLAPTQAVIMNITDKQADFALEVEKTLNESGFRAKSDLRNEKIGFKIREHTLLKVPYLLVIGDREVETRSVAVRTREGVDLGSMPFESFSELLAQTVSRRGRQELE is encoded by the coding sequence ATGCCCATCATCACTCTTCCTGACGGCAGTCAGCGTACTTTCGACAAACCCGTATCCGTGCTCGAGGTGGCTCAGTCCATCGGCGCGGGGCTGGCCAAGGCAACCCTGGCTGGCAAGGTCAATGGCAGGCTGGTAGATGCCTGTGACCTGATCGAAGACGATGCCTCGCTGCAGATAGTGACTCCCAAGGACGACGATGGCCTGGAGATTATTCGCCACTCCTGCGCTCACCTGGTCGGTCATGCCGTCAAGCAGCTGTATCCGACCGCCAAGATGGTGATCGGTCCGGTCATCGAAGAAGGCTTCTATTACGACATCGCCTTCGAGCGCCCCTTCACGCCTGAAGACATGGCGGCGATCGAGAAGCGCATGGCCGAGCTGATCGAGAAGGACTACGACGTCATCAAGAAGATGACTCCGCGTGCTGAAGTGATCGAGCTGTTCAAGGCCCGTGGCGAGGAATACAAGCTGCGCCTGGTCGACGACATGCCGGACGAGAAGGCCATGGGCCTGTACTTCCATGAGGAGTACGTGGACATGTGCCGCGGCCCGCACGTGCCGAACACGCGCTTCCTGAAAGCCTTCAAGCTGACCAAGATTTCCGGTGCCTACTGGCGCGGAGACTCGAAGAACGAGCAGCTGCAGCGTGTCTATGGCACCGCCTGGGCCGACAAGAAGCAGCTGGCCGCCTACATCCAGCGCATCGAAGAGGCCGAAAAACGCGACCACCGTCGTATCGGCAAGCAGCTCGACCTGTTCCACCTTCAGGAAGAAGCGCCTGGCATGGTGTTCTGGCATCCGGACGGCTGGACCGTCTACCAGGTGCTGGAGCAGTACATGCGCAAGGTGCAGCGCGACCACGGTTACGTGGAGGTGCGTACTCCGCAGGTGGTCGACCGTATCCTCTGGGAGCGCTCGGGCCACTGGTCAAACTACGCCGAGAACATGTTCACCACGTCGTCGGAGAGCCGTGATTACGCGGTCAAACCGATGAACTGCCCGTGCCACGTGCAGATCTTCAACCAGGGCCTGAAGTCCTACCGCGACCTGCCCCTGCGTCTGGCCGAGTTCGGCGCTTGCCACCGCAACGAGCCGTCCGGCGCGCTGCACGGCATCATGCGCGTGCGCGGCTTCACCCAGGACGACGCCCACATCTTCTGCACCGAGGATCAGGTGAAGAAGGAAGCGGCCGACTTCATCAAGCTGACCCTGCAGGTCTATGCCGACTTCGGTTTCAGCGATATCTCGATGAAACTCTCCACTCGTCCGGTCAAGCGTGTGGGATCCGACGAGCTGTGGGATCGCGCCGAGGGTGCCCTGGCCGATGCGCTCAACGAGTCGGGTCTGAGCTGGGAATACCAGCCGGGCGAGGGCGCTTTCTACGGTCCGAAGATCGAATTCACCCTGAAAGACTGCCTTGGTCGTAACTGGCAGTGCGGCACCCTGCAGTACGATCCGAACCTTCCGGAGCGTCTGGATGCCAGCTATATCGCCGAAGATAACAACCGCAAGCGCCCGGTGATGCTGCACCGCGCCATCCTCGGCTCCTTCGAGCGCTTCATCGGCATGCTGATCGAGCACTACGCTGGTGCGTTCCCGGCCTGGCTTGCTCCGACCCAGGCGGTGATCATGAATATCACCGACAAGCAGGCCGATTTCGCCCTCGAGGTGGAGAAAACACTGAACGAAAGCGGTTTCCGTGCCAAGTCCGACTTGAGAAACGAAAAAATCGGCTTTAAAATCCGCGAGCATACCTTGCTCAAGGTTCCCTATCTCTTGGTTATTGGAGATCGGGAGGTTGAGACACGATCCGTTGCAGTGCGTACCCGCGAGGGTGTCGATCTGGGTTCCATGCCCTTCGAAAGCTTCTCTGAACTGCTCGCACAAACGGTTTCCCGGCGTGGTCGCCAAGAATTGGAGTAA
- the pheS gene encoding phenylalanine--tRNA ligase subunit alpha, which translates to MENLDALVSQALEAVQQTEDVNALEQIRVHYLGKKGELTQVMKTLGDLPAEERPKVGALINAAKERVQEALNTRKESLEQAALSAKLAAERIDVTLPGRGQASGGLHPVTRTLERVEQFFTRIGYGIAEGPEVEDDYHNFEALNIPGHHPARAMHDTFYFNANMLLRTHTSPVQVRTMESQQPPIRIVCPGRVYRCDSDITHSPMFHQVEGLLVDEGISFADLKGTIEEFLRVFFEKDLGVRFRPSFFPFTEPSAEVDMQCVMCSGKGCRVCKQTGWLEVMGCGMVHPNVLRMSGIDPEKYQGFAFGMGVERLAMLRYGVNDLRLFFDNDLRFLAQFR; encoded by the coding sequence ATGGAAAATCTGGATGCGCTGGTCTCGCAAGCGCTTGAGGCCGTGCAACAAACCGAAGACGTGAACGCCCTGGAGCAGATTCGCGTTCACTACCTTGGCAAGAAGGGCGAGTTGACCCAGGTGATGAAGACCCTGGGCGATCTGCCGGCCGAGGAGCGTCCCAAGGTCGGCGCCCTGATCAACGCTGCCAAGGAGCGCGTTCAGGAAGCCCTGAACACCCGCAAAGAGTCGCTTGAGCAGGCTGCCCTGTCCGCCAAGCTCGCGGCCGAGCGTATCGACGTGACCCTGCCGGGTCGCGGCCAGGCCTCCGGTGGTCTGCATCCGGTTACCCGCACGCTCGAGCGTGTCGAGCAGTTCTTCACCCGCATCGGCTACGGCATCGCCGAAGGCCCCGAGGTCGAAGACGACTACCACAACTTCGAAGCACTCAACATCCCCGGCCACCACCCGGCCCGGGCGATGCACGATACCTTCTATTTCAACGCGAACATGCTGCTGCGTACCCACACCTCTCCGGTACAGGTGCGCACCATGGAGTCGCAGCAGCCGCCGATCCGCATCGTCTGCCCCGGCCGCGTCTACCGCTGTGACTCGGATATCACCCACTCGCCGATGTTCCACCAGGTCGAAGGCCTGCTGGTAGACGAAGGCATCAGCTTCGCCGACCTCAAGGGCACCATCGAAGAGTTCCTGCGGGTGTTCTTCGAGAAGGACCTCGGCGTGCGCTTCCGTCCCTCCTTCTTCCCCTTCACCGAGCCGTCCGCCGAAGTCGACATGCAGTGCGTGATGTGCTCCGGCAAGGGCTGCCGCGTGTGCAAGCAGACCGGCTGGCTGGAAGTGATGGGCTGCGGCATGGTTCACCCCAACGTGCTGCGCATGTCCGGCATCGATCCGGAGAAATACCAGGGCTTCGCCTTCGGGATGGGTGTCGAGCGTTTGGCCATGCTGCGCTATGGCGTCAACGACTTGCGCCTGTTCTTCGACAACGACCTGCGCTTCCTCGCGCAATTCCGCTAG
- the infC gene encoding translation initiation factor IF-3 yields the protein MTIKREMRQDKRTQPKAPINENISAREVRLIGADGQQIGVVSIDEALRAAEEAKLDLVEISADAVPPVCRIMDYGKHLFEKKKQAAAAKKNQHQQQIKEIKFRPGTEEGDYQVKLRNLVRFLNEGDKAKVSLRFRGREMAHQELGMELLKRVEADLAEIGTVEQHPKLEGRQLMMVIAPKKRK from the coding sequence ATCACTATTAAGCGTGAAATGAGACAAGACAAGCGGACTCAACCGAAGGCCCCGATCAACGAGAATATCTCGGCTCGTGAGGTGCGGTTGATTGGTGCTGACGGCCAACAGATTGGCGTCGTCTCGATCGATGAAGCGCTGCGCGCTGCTGAAGAAGCAAAGCTGGATCTGGTAGAGATTTCTGCCGATGCGGTGCCGCCTGTCTGCCGGATCATGGATTACGGCAAGCACCTCTTCGAGAAGAAGAAGCAGGCCGCTGCAGCCAAGAAGAACCAGCACCAGCAGCAGATTAAAGAAATCAAGTTTCGTCCAGGGACGGAAGAAGGGGATTACCAGGTAAAACTACGCAACCTGGTACGTTTCCTAAATGAAGGGGACAAGGCCAAGGTATCCTTGCGATTCCGCGGCCGTGAGATGGCTCACCAGGAACTGGGCATGGAGCTGCTGAAGCGGGTCGAAGCCGACCTCGCCGAAATCGGCACCGTTGAACAGCATCCTAAGCTGGAAGGACGCCAGCTGATGATGGTCATCGCTCCCAAAAAGCGAAAATAA
- the rplT gene encoding 50S ribosomal protein L20: protein MARVKRGVIARKRHKKILKLAKGYYGARSRVFRVAKQAVIKAGQYAYRDRRQRKRQFRALWIARINAGARQNGLSYSRLIAGLKKAAIEIDRKVLADLAVNEKAAFAAIVEKAKAVLA from the coding sequence ATGGCTCGTGTTAAGCGTGGCGTCATCGCTCGTAAGCGTCACAAGAAAATTCTGAAACTCGCCAAAGGTTACTACGGTGCACGTTCGCGCGTGTTCCGCGTTGCCAAGCAGGCGGTAATCAAGGCTGGCCAATACGCCTACCGTGACCGCCGTCAGCGCAAGCGTCAGTTCCGCGCTCTGTGGATCGCTCGTATCAACGCTGGTGCTCGTCAGAACGGTCTGTCCTACAGCCGCCTGATCGCTGGCCTGAAAAAAGCGGCCATCGAGATCGACCGTAAGGTTCTGGCCGATCTGGCAGTGAACGAAAAAGCGGCGTTTGCTGCGATTGTCGAGAAAGCTAAGGCCGTTCTGGCTTAA